A stretch of Pomacea canaliculata isolate SZHN2017 linkage group LG6, ASM307304v1, whole genome shotgun sequence DNA encodes these proteins:
- the LOC112566210 gene encoding E3 ubiquitin-protein ligase TRIM56-like, producing the protein MAAGRHYKRGSDLRLSCSLCMESYRGRTPKLLPCFHTFCLPCLENIVVTATSKKSASHADDSPVKDKKKTCEENKQTIEVTEKETNPGQKKEDKNDDSTEEEEDKEVIFQCPTCRVSIPVPAGGVSQFQTNFYVDCEDEPEASLDLPVECDTCEDGSRETATHECGDCRHKMCSRCSRLHVIHAQGHHVRPLEAGAAGKATSRVVKTRECPSHAGQSLCFHCRQCDVSVCLHCKLTSHEGHTTEDFMAAVTRAKGEVNRLMVTANQQIQVLEAVLGRLERDTLELSRQKQEMLSNVTSRYEALMTWATRARDEALEEMECVQRAALKEMEAERIVARDTKQLLSRLVTRAASSCHTDADADIVLHKSELQAALLDDDALTRYRQRGNKEGHVTFFRCRSDDKAVQLDQVRDFVGRQEGQDQDKQDKMVMMSMRELSEKAVSMTKSMEDLE; encoded by the exons ATGGCGGCTGGACGACATTACAAGCGGGGCTCCGATTTGCGTTTGTCCTGCAGTCTGTGCATGGAGTCCTATCGTGGTCGCACCCCCAAGCTGCTGCCATGTTTTCACACCTTCTGTCTGCCGTGTCTCGAGAACATCGTCGTCACCGCAACGTCCAAGAAATCGGCTTCACACGCAGACGACAGTCCAgtcaaagacaagaagaaaacgTGTGAAGAGAACAAGCAGACCATAGAAGTTACTGAGAAGGAAACAAATCctggacaaaagaaagaagacaaaaatgatgatagtaccgaggaggaagaagacaagGAAGTGATATTTCAGTGTCCTACATGCCGTGTCTCTATACCTGTCCCCGCAGGTGGAGTGAGTCAGTTTCAG ACCAATTTCTACGTGGACTGTGAAGATGAACCTGAAGCCAGTCTAGACCTACCTGTGGAGTGTGACACGTGTGAGGACGGCAGCCGCGAGACAGCGACACACGAGTGCGGAGACTGTCGTCACAAGATGTGCTCCCGATGCAGTCGTCTGCACGTGATCCATGCGCAAGGTCATCACGTGCGACCTCTCGAGGCCGGAGCTGCTGGCAAGGCCACCTCCAGAGTTGTAAAGACAAGAGAGTGCCCGAGTCACGCTGGCCAATCGCTGTGCTTCCACTGTCgtcagtgtgacgtcagcgtctGCCTGCACTGTAAGCTGACGTCACACGAAGGTCACACTACGGAAGATTTTATGGCGGCTGTCACACGAGCCAAAGGAGAGGTAAACAGACTTATGGTGACTGCAAACCAGCAG ATCCAAGTGCTGGAGGCTGTACTGGGTCGTCTGGAGCGTGACACGCTAGAGTTATCCCGCCAGAAGCAGGAAATGTTgtcaaacgtgacgtcacgatacGAAGCATTGATGACGTGGGCGACCCGAGCACGTGACGAGGCGCTGGAGGAGATGGAGtgcgtgcagcgtgcagcactGAAGGAGATGGAGGCCGAGCGGATTGTGGCGCGTGACACCAAACAGCTGCTGTCTCGCCTCGTGACGCGTGCGGCCTCTTCCTGTCACACCGACGCCGACGCCGACATCGTGCTGCACAAATCGGAGCTGCAGGCGGCGCTGCTGGACGACGACGCTCTCACCCGATACCGTCAACGGGGGAACAaggagggtcacgtgaccttcttTAGGTGCAGGTCAGATGACAAAGCCGTGCAGCTAGACCAGGTGAGAGACTTCGTGGGCAGACAGGAAGGACAGGACCAGGACAAGCAGGACAAGATGGTGATGATGTCAATGAGAGAACTCTCAGAAAAAGCCGTGTCGATGACCAAGTCAATGGAGGATTTGGAATGA